Part of the Candidatus Cloacimonadota bacterium genome, TGAGTCACAAACGGAGAATAAATGAAATACAATCCCGTTGAACTGATTGTGAAAAAGAGAAACGGTGCAAACTTGACCAGAGATGAGATCAAATTCATCTTCACCGCTTATGAATCAGGGAAAATACCAGAATACCAGATGGCTGCATTTTTGATGTCTATTTATTTCCAGGGTATGAAGATCAATGAAGTTCAGACTTTGACGGAAATCTATATCGAATCCGGAAAGCAGATAACTTTCCCTGCAGAAATGAATACCGTCGATAAACACTCGACTGGCGGAGTTGGAGATAAGATCAGCATTCCTCTTGCTCCGATCGTAGCTGCTTGCGGTGGGAAAATCCCGATGATCTCCGGAAGAGGTTTGGGACATACCGGCGGAACTCTCGATAAACTGGAATCTATTCCAGGAATGAGAACAGACTTTTCTGAGAAAGAATTTAAGAAAATTGTGAATGAAGTCGGTTTTGCTATCATCAGTCAATCAGCGGAATTAGTTCCGGTCGATCGCACGATCTATGCTTTACGGGATGTTACCGGAACTGTTGGTAGTTTACCTTTGATCACAGCTAGTATTATGAGCAAGAAGATCGCAGAAGGTGCAAAGAATTTAGTCGTTGACCTGAAAGTCGGAACCGGAGCATTTATCAAAAATATGGAAATGGCAGATAAACTTGCTGAATTATTGATCAGAACCGGAGGAAATTTAGGTCAGAAAGTTGCAGTAGTTTTTTCCAATATGAATTCACCTTTAGGAAAATATGCGGGGAATGCCCTTGAAATAAAAGAAAGCATCGAATTTCTTAAAGGGGAGAATATCCCGGATGTCTATGAGATCACCAAAACTCTTGCTGTTGAGATGCTCCAGCTTTGTCAAATCTCAAAAAATATGAATGAAGCAGGAGATATGTTCGATAAAGTAATTCAAAACGGTTCAGCATTGGAATATTTCAAGAAATTCATAAAAACTCAAGGTGGAAATTCTGATGTTTGTGATGATGTTTCGCTGCTTCCTCATGCAAAATTTGAGATTCCTGTGATTTCCCAAAAAACAGGTTGGATAGAAGCGATCGACAGCCAGCAGATCGGTTATAGTTTAGTCGATATCGGAGCGGGTAGGAAAAAACTGGATTCAAATT contains:
- a CDS encoding thymidine phosphorylase — protein: MKYNPVELIVKKRNGANLTRDEIKFIFTAYESGKIPEYQMAAFLMSIYFQGMKINEVQTLTEIYIESGKQITFPAEMNTVDKHSTGGVGDKISIPLAPIVAACGGKIPMISGRGLGHTGGTLDKLESIPGMRTDFSEKEFKKIVNEVGFAIISQSAELVPVDRTIYALRDVTGTVGSLPLITASIMSKKIAEGAKNLVVDLKVGTGAFIKNMEMADKLAELLIRTGGNLGQKVAVVFSNMNSPLGKYAGNALEIKESIEFLKGENIPDVYEITKTLAVEMLQLCQISKNMNEAGDMFDKVIQNGSALEYFKKFIKTQGGNSDVCDDVSLLPHAKFEIPVISQKTGWIEAIDSQQIGYSLVDIGAGRKKLDSNLDYGAGAFFPKKIGDFIQKDEELGTIFCDDQQTGKVAATKIRDSFTISETEIKKPDLILKVIH